A genome region from Physeter macrocephalus isolate SW-GA chromosome 4, ASM283717v5, whole genome shotgun sequence includes the following:
- the BLACAT1 gene encoding bladder cancer associated transcript 1 isoform X2, whose translation MPQFTFACFCGLHGFCKMKRKKEEVHRERETAV comes from the coding sequence aTGCCCCAGTTCACTTTCGCTTGCTTCTGTGGCCTCCACGGTTTCTGcaagatgaagaggaagaaggaggaagttCACAGAGAGCGGGAAACGGCGGTGTGA
- the BLACAT1 gene encoding bladder cancer associated transcript 1 isoform X1 encodes MVWTTTSPCQADDPSHACDGPASDKQAWKTLEAPGSQGPGSFSQPPPRHSEQKTRHVLIFPKGSLGGQAQGQRKGREVSWRHLRMAEAKETSVSVWRKGNFHRPRAGLLKPPPMPQIPEGPLLPVMRVVSARGGGQRAQLG; translated from the exons ATGGTCTGGACCACCACGTCACCATGTCAAGCTGATGACCCCAGTCACGCTTGTGATGGTCCAGCCTCAGACAAGCAGGCCTGGAAGACCCTGGAAGCCCCTGGAAGCCAGG GTCCTGGTTccttctcccagcccccacctcgTCACAGTGAACAGAAAACTCGGCACGTTCTCATCTTCCCCAAAGGATCCCTGGGAG GGCAGGCCcaggggcagaggaagggcagAGAAGTAAGCTGGAGGCATCTGCGGATGGCTGAGGCCAAGGAGACCTCAGTGAGTGTTTGGAGAAAGGGAAACTTTCACAGACCGAGAGCTGGTCTTCTGAAGCCCCCTCCCATGCCGCAGATACCAGAGGGGCCCCTGCTCCCTGTGATGAGGGTCGTGTCAGCCAGAGGTGGGGGACAACGTGCCCAGCTGGGGTAA